From the genome of Vigna angularis cultivar LongXiaoDou No.4 chromosome 11, ASM1680809v1, whole genome shotgun sequence, one region includes:
- the LOC108333318 gene encoding cellulose synthase-like protein H1 isoform X1 has product MAKQEDDQPLYEKVWFKRKYQRVMDTFILLLLLLLLSYRLFSSNNFTIPWILAFICESWFTFTWIIILTTKWTPAVTITHPNRLFQRVPELPRVDLFVATADPVLEPPIITANTVLSLLALDYPTNKLACYVSDDGCSPLTFYALVQASKFAQFWVPFCKKYKIQLRAPFSYFSSVATIDSEHSPEFKQEWSRMKDMYDNLILKIQDVTRKQIPLQLDGEFTVFSITERRNHPTIIKVILENKDGVSDGLPHLVYVSREKKPHQTHNYKAGAMNVLTRVSGLMTNAPFMLNVDCDMVVNNPKIVLHAMCILLDPKGGKEVAFVQCFQQFYDGIKDDPFGNQWVTAFEYIIRGMAGLQGPHYSGTNAFHRRNVMYGLYPEEIEIGRKAGKLGEKKLLAQQFGSSKEFVKSADRALDWKTNFHNDTSPSDCIETAIQVAGCEYECGTCWGEKIGWLYGSITEDVATGLNIHRRGWRSECCTPDPIAFTGCAPRGLLSTMVQQKRWASGLTEVFFGKHSPLTGMIFGKIQFREALSYFWITHWGLRSVFEVCYAVLPAYCIITNTNIFPKGPGLWIPIALLVIYSVHTLLEYLKIGLSIRHWWNNQRMTIITTTTAWFIGFLSAMLKLAGISDTVFEITQKEFSSSDADEKNTDAGRFTFDESPAFVVGTTILLVQLAAILIRFLRLQQSHSGNGCGIGELISSTYVVVCYFPYLKGLFGSGKYGIPVSTICKSAILAFVFVHFCRK; this is encoded by the exons ATGGCCAAGCAAGAAGATGATCAGCCTCTCTATGAAAAAGTTTGGTTCAAACGAAAATATCAAAGAGTTATGGACACCTTTATTTTACTCCTCCTTCTCTTGCTTCTTAGTTACCGTCTTTTCTCATCCAACAACTTCACTATCCCATGGATCCTTGCTTTCATATGCGAATCCTGGTTCACCTTCACTTGGATTATCATTCTCACCACCAAGTGGACTCCTGCAGTCACCATAACCCACCCAAATCGTCTCTTTCAAAG GGTTCCTGAACTTCCACGAGTAGATTTGTTTGTGGCAACAGCAGACCCTGTTCTTGAACCACCCATCATCACAGCCAACACTGTGTTGTCTCTTCTAGCACTTGATTATCCCACCAACAAACTTGCTTGCTATGTTTCTGATGATGGTTGTTCCCCTCTTACCTTCTATGCTCTTGTCCAAGCTTCCAAATTTGCTCAGTTTTGGGTACCCTTCTGTAAGAAGTACAAAATTCAACTTAGAGCACCCTTCAGCTACTTCTCCAGCGTTGCCACCATCGACAGTGAACACTCGCCAGAATTCAAGCAAGAATGGTCACGAATGAAG GATATGTATGACAATCTTATCCTCAAAATTCAAGATGTCACAAGGAAACAAATTCCACTACAACTTGATGGAGAATTCACAGTTTTCTCTATTACAGAACGAAGAAACCATCCAACTATAATTAAG GTTATATTGGAGAATAAGGATGGCGTTTCTGATGGATTGCCTCACTTAGTATACGTATCTAGAGAGAAGAAGCCACATCAAACGCATAATTACAAAGCTGGAGCTATGAATGTCTTG ACAAGAGTGTCTGGATTGATGACCAATGCCCCCTTTATGTTGAACGTAGACTGTGACATGGTTGTAAACAATCCCAAGATTGTTCTGCATGCTATGTGCATTTTGTTGGATCCCAAGGGAGGAAAGGAAGTTGCTTTTGTTCAATGTTTTCAGCAATTCTACGATGGGATAAAAGACGACCCTTTTGGAAATCAGTGGGTGACTGCATTTGAG TACATAATACGGGGCATGGCAGGACTTCAAGGACCCCACTATTCAGGAACTAACGCATTCCACAGAAGAAATGTTATGTACGGTCTTTATCCTGAAGAAATCGAAATTGGCAGAAAAG CAGGAAAATTAGGTGAAAAGAAATTACTAGCACAACAATTTGGAAGTTCAAAGGAGTTTGTAAAATCAGCAGATCGTGCTTTGGATTGGAAAACAAACTTTCATAATGATACCAGTCCTTCAGATTGTATTGAGACAGCAATTCAAGTTGCTGGATgtgagtatgaatgtggtacTTGCTGGGGTGAAAAG ATTGGATGGCTTTATGGATCAATCACAGAAGATGTAGCAACAGGGTTGAACATTCATAGAAGAGGTTGGAGATCAGAGTGTTGCACTCCAGATCCAATTGCCTTCACAGGGTGTGCTCCAAGAGGATTACTCTCTACAATGGTGCAACAAAAGAGATGGGCCTCAGGTCTCACCGAAGTCTTCTTTGGAAAGCATTCTCCTCTTACGGGAATGATCTTTGGTAAGATCCAATTCAGGGAAGCTTTGTCTTATTTTTGGATCACCCATTGGGGCTTGCGTAGTGTATTTGAAGTTTGTTATGCAGTCCTACCAGCATATTGTATAATCACCAATACCAATATTTTTCCAAAG GGACCTGGTCTGTGGATTCCAATTGCTCTTTTGGTGATTTACAGCGTACACACTCTTTTAGAGTACCTTAAAATTGGGTTGTCCATTAGACATTGGTGGAATAATCAGAGAATGACCATAATAACAACCACAACTGCATGGTTTATTGGGTTTTTGAGTGCCATGCTTAAGCTAGCAGGGATATCTGATACTGTGTTTGAAATAACACAGAAGGAATTCTCAAGTTCTGATGCTGATGAAAAAAATACAGATGCTGGAAGGTTCACCTTCGATGAGTCTCCAGCTTTTGTGGTAGGCACCACCATTTTGTTGGTGCAATTGGCAGCTATTTTGATAAGGTTTTTGAGGTTGCAACAATCTCACAGTGGAAATGGTTGTGGAATAGGGGAGTTGATATCTAGCACGTATGTGGTAGTGTGTTACTTTCCATATCTGAAAGGGTTGTTTGGCAGTGGAAAATATGGGATTCCGGTGTCCACCATATGCAAGTCAGCAATCTTGGCTTTTGTCTTTGTGCACTTCTGTAGAAAGTAA
- the LOC108333318 gene encoding cellulose synthase-like protein H1 isoform X2 has product MAKQEDDQPLYEKVWFKRKYQRVMDTFILLLLLLLLSYRLFSSNNFTIPWILAFICESWFTFTWIIILTTKWTPAVTITHPNRLFQRVPELPRVDLFVATADPVLEPPIITANTVLSLLALDYPTNKLACYVSDDGCSPLTFYALVQASKFAQFWVPFCKKYKIQLRAPFSYFSSVATIDSEHSPEFKQEWSRMKDMYDNLILKIQDVTRKQIPLQLDGEFTVFSITERRNHPTIIKVILENKDGVSDGLPHLVYVSREKKPHQTHNYKAGAMNVLTRVSGLMTNAPFMLNVDCDMVVNNPKIVLHAMCILLDPKGGKEVAFVQCFQQFYDGIKDDPFGNQWVTAFEYIIRGMAGLQGPHYSGTNAFHRRNVMYGLYPEEIEIGRKGKLGEKKLLAQQFGSSKEFVKSADRALDWKTNFHNDTSPSDCIETAIQVAGCEYECGTCWGEKIGWLYGSITEDVATGLNIHRRGWRSECCTPDPIAFTGCAPRGLLSTMVQQKRWASGLTEVFFGKHSPLTGMIFGKIQFREALSYFWITHWGLRSVFEVCYAVLPAYCIITNTNIFPKGPGLWIPIALLVIYSVHTLLEYLKIGLSIRHWWNNQRMTIITTTTAWFIGFLSAMLKLAGISDTVFEITQKEFSSSDADEKNTDAGRFTFDESPAFVVGTTILLVQLAAILIRFLRLQQSHSGNGCGIGELISSTYVVVCYFPYLKGLFGSGKYGIPVSTICKSAILAFVFVHFCRK; this is encoded by the exons ATGGCCAAGCAAGAAGATGATCAGCCTCTCTATGAAAAAGTTTGGTTCAAACGAAAATATCAAAGAGTTATGGACACCTTTATTTTACTCCTCCTTCTCTTGCTTCTTAGTTACCGTCTTTTCTCATCCAACAACTTCACTATCCCATGGATCCTTGCTTTCATATGCGAATCCTGGTTCACCTTCACTTGGATTATCATTCTCACCACCAAGTGGACTCCTGCAGTCACCATAACCCACCCAAATCGTCTCTTTCAAAG GGTTCCTGAACTTCCACGAGTAGATTTGTTTGTGGCAACAGCAGACCCTGTTCTTGAACCACCCATCATCACAGCCAACACTGTGTTGTCTCTTCTAGCACTTGATTATCCCACCAACAAACTTGCTTGCTATGTTTCTGATGATGGTTGTTCCCCTCTTACCTTCTATGCTCTTGTCCAAGCTTCCAAATTTGCTCAGTTTTGGGTACCCTTCTGTAAGAAGTACAAAATTCAACTTAGAGCACCCTTCAGCTACTTCTCCAGCGTTGCCACCATCGACAGTGAACACTCGCCAGAATTCAAGCAAGAATGGTCACGAATGAAG GATATGTATGACAATCTTATCCTCAAAATTCAAGATGTCACAAGGAAACAAATTCCACTACAACTTGATGGAGAATTCACAGTTTTCTCTATTACAGAACGAAGAAACCATCCAACTATAATTAAG GTTATATTGGAGAATAAGGATGGCGTTTCTGATGGATTGCCTCACTTAGTATACGTATCTAGAGAGAAGAAGCCACATCAAACGCATAATTACAAAGCTGGAGCTATGAATGTCTTG ACAAGAGTGTCTGGATTGATGACCAATGCCCCCTTTATGTTGAACGTAGACTGTGACATGGTTGTAAACAATCCCAAGATTGTTCTGCATGCTATGTGCATTTTGTTGGATCCCAAGGGAGGAAAGGAAGTTGCTTTTGTTCAATGTTTTCAGCAATTCTACGATGGGATAAAAGACGACCCTTTTGGAAATCAGTGGGTGACTGCATTTGAG TACATAATACGGGGCATGGCAGGACTTCAAGGACCCCACTATTCAGGAACTAACGCATTCCACAGAAGAAATGTTATGTACGGTCTTTATCCTGAAGAAATCGAAATTGGCAGAAAAG GAAAATTAGGTGAAAAGAAATTACTAGCACAACAATTTGGAAGTTCAAAGGAGTTTGTAAAATCAGCAGATCGTGCTTTGGATTGGAAAACAAACTTTCATAATGATACCAGTCCTTCAGATTGTATTGAGACAGCAATTCAAGTTGCTGGATgtgagtatgaatgtggtacTTGCTGGGGTGAAAAG ATTGGATGGCTTTATGGATCAATCACAGAAGATGTAGCAACAGGGTTGAACATTCATAGAAGAGGTTGGAGATCAGAGTGTTGCACTCCAGATCCAATTGCCTTCACAGGGTGTGCTCCAAGAGGATTACTCTCTACAATGGTGCAACAAAAGAGATGGGCCTCAGGTCTCACCGAAGTCTTCTTTGGAAAGCATTCTCCTCTTACGGGAATGATCTTTGGTAAGATCCAATTCAGGGAAGCTTTGTCTTATTTTTGGATCACCCATTGGGGCTTGCGTAGTGTATTTGAAGTTTGTTATGCAGTCCTACCAGCATATTGTATAATCACCAATACCAATATTTTTCCAAAG GGACCTGGTCTGTGGATTCCAATTGCTCTTTTGGTGATTTACAGCGTACACACTCTTTTAGAGTACCTTAAAATTGGGTTGTCCATTAGACATTGGTGGAATAATCAGAGAATGACCATAATAACAACCACAACTGCATGGTTTATTGGGTTTTTGAGTGCCATGCTTAAGCTAGCAGGGATATCTGATACTGTGTTTGAAATAACACAGAAGGAATTCTCAAGTTCTGATGCTGATGAAAAAAATACAGATGCTGGAAGGTTCACCTTCGATGAGTCTCCAGCTTTTGTGGTAGGCACCACCATTTTGTTGGTGCAATTGGCAGCTATTTTGATAAGGTTTTTGAGGTTGCAACAATCTCACAGTGGAAATGGTTGTGGAATAGGGGAGTTGATATCTAGCACGTATGTGGTAGTGTGTTACTTTCCATATCTGAAAGGGTTGTTTGGCAGTGGAAAATATGGGATTCCGGTGTCCACCATATGCAAGTCAGCAATCTTGGCTTTTGTCTTTGTGCACTTCTGTAGAAAGTAA